Proteins from a single region of Actinomycetota bacterium:
- a CDS encoding MmcQ/YjbR family DNA-binding protein, whose translation MELPEEEPLGRLKTMAEALPECAVVPFKQHAAFAVRKRTFAWFMVDHQGDGMTVLSLKVPPGENQAMVAAEPDRFVLPAYVASRGWVSIRLDVPNVDWDEVAELLTDSYRMYAPKSLVKQLPPPPQA comes from the coding sequence GTGGAGCTGCCGGAGGAAGAGCCTCTCGGCCGGCTGAAGACCATGGCCGAGGCCCTTCCCGAGTGCGCCGTCGTGCCTTTCAAGCAACACGCGGCATTTGCCGTCCGCAAGCGCACCTTTGCCTGGTTCATGGTGGATCACCAGGGTGACGGGATGACCGTCCTATCACTGAAGGTGCCACCCGGCGAGAACCAGGCGATGGTCGCGGCCGAGCCCGACCGTTTCGTTCTTCCTGCCTACGTGGCCTCGCGAGGGTGGGTGTCGATCCGGCTGGACGTCCCCAACGTTGACTGGGACGAGGTCGCCGAGCTGCTAACCGACAGCTATCGCATGTACGCCCCGAAGTCCCTGGTCAAACAGCTGCCGCCGCCTCCGCAGGCTTGA
- a CDS encoding co-chaperone GroES, whose amino-acid sequence MSISEQDASQAPAFAEKKVSESPRVRRLSIEPQRQSIRMTADRILVRSPKEIGDRKSRGGILIPATVDSETKKAVWGEVVAVGPMVRTAEVGDLVLFGPENAYELDVRGEDYVAVKERDIHAVASGRTEGTTGLYL is encoded by the coding sequence ATGTCCATTTCAGAGCAGGATGCGTCGCAAGCTCCGGCATTTGCCGAGAAGAAGGTTTCAGAGTCGCCGAGGGTTAGGCGGCTTTCGATCGAACCGCAGCGCCAGTCCATCCGCATGACCGCCGACCGCATCCTGGTCAGGTCCCCCAAGGAGATCGGCGACCGCAAGAGCCGAGGCGGGATCCTGATCCCGGCCACCGTCGACTCCGAGACCAAGAAGGCCGTGTGGGGCGAGGTGGTGGCAGTCGGTCCGATGGTCCGGACCGCCGAGGTGGGCGACCTGGTCCTCTTCGGTCCCGAGAACGCCTACGAGCTCGACGTCCGCGGTGAGGACTACGTCGCCGTCAAGGAGCGCGACATCCACGCCGTGGCCTCCGGCCGCACCGAGGGTACAACCGGCCTCTACCTGTAG
- a CDS encoding sigma-70 family RNA polymerase sigma factor — MTDGFERLFNAEYQRVVSIAGRVLRDRSEAEDVAQEVFLDFSRKHSPMADYAPAWLHRAATHAALNQVRGRKRRESRELHNHAGEARSEPGADEMVERSEDQRMIREALARLPKKSAAVLALRSSGLTYAETAAALGVGVGQVGTMLRRAEARLLKEVQK; from the coding sequence ATGACCGACGGATTCGAACGGCTCTTCAACGCCGAGTACCAGCGGGTGGTCTCAATCGCGGGCCGGGTCCTCAGGGACCGGTCGGAGGCGGAGGACGTAGCCCAGGAGGTGTTCCTGGACTTTTCCCGCAAGCACTCACCGATGGCGGACTACGCCCCGGCCTGGCTTCACCGGGCGGCTACCCACGCCGCTTTGAACCAGGTCCGAGGCCGTAAGCGCCGGGAGAGCCGGGAGCTGCACAACCACGCCGGGGAGGCCCGGTCGGAACCGGGCGCCGACGAGATGGTGGAGCGTTCCGAGGACCAGCGGATGATCCGGGAGGCTCTGGCCCGGTTGCCCAAAAAGAGTGCTGCTGTACTTGCTTTGAGGTCTAGCGGCCTGACCTACGCCGAGACCGCTGCGGCCCTGGGAGTTGGAGTCGGACAGGTGGGAACCATGTTGCGGCGGGCGGAAGCCCGGCTGCTGAAGGAGGTCCAAAAGTGA
- a CDS encoding SWIM zinc finger family protein, whose amino-acid sequence MSASVLAGLVELLSRFDDAAYEALASRGLVRRARKDLEKLQVTVVEEEVGDVVVAVGEHRVTMDARGPAHAKCSCPAGTVCQHILAAAMGLSRAGVAAPAEPDAAEADQESGPQPPAQPAGAPPAPAEPDPVAVLRGELLGIDAPALKKHAGVAGYRWAWQFVQDLDPEAVEISGDRNLVVRFTRPRMTFRYPGGGVENLILDTKLADPRKYRVAAVLAFQAANGVAITAPDPPRTSPQALDLGKDHAVTSGEATQDARVRLLAAARRLIAESVELGLSHLSPGIEQRYSTLAVWSQGVGFHRLALILRRIADHVELLLERTGGADEHRLLNELAIAFGLVRALEAAAARGAEPAHLMGRSRSRYDEAGTLDLIGVGAMPWRSASGYVGLTMVFWSSADRSFFTCTDARPETMRGWDPVARYLAEGPWSGLGSPAEATGRLVTLTGAQMNDAGRLSAASGISAIVRELPPDSSLTELLDQYSNWADLTRDRAKLRRSLLAEPEPVKDWVALAPSEIGPARFDAARQTLVLPLLDGAGERISCELAYSDLTAHAIGRLEEMAAQPLAKGTVFVVRVRGSRGTLAAEPLSVVLPEGGDRKVDALHFDDAPKRRQVSRLLSRLRPAAPAHVPAGLPPTPRPAILPAITELKTWLQGQAERGVAEDFDAHAASHLRARLDRASADGLTALPGGEGPGPSSERLLAAHYVCMQYERLIDDAV is encoded by the coding sequence GTGAGCGCAAGCGTTCTGGCCGGGCTGGTCGAGCTGCTCAGCCGTTTCGACGACGCGGCGTACGAGGCGCTTGCCAGCCGGGGGCTCGTGCGCCGGGCCCGCAAGGACCTGGAGAAGCTGCAGGTCACGGTGGTGGAGGAGGAAGTGGGCGACGTCGTCGTGGCAGTGGGGGAGCACCGGGTGACGATGGACGCCCGGGGCCCGGCGCACGCGAAGTGCTCCTGCCCGGCCGGGACGGTGTGCCAGCACATCCTGGCGGCGGCGATGGGCCTCAGCCGGGCCGGGGTCGCAGCGCCCGCCGAGCCGGATGCCGCCGAAGCGGACCAGGAATCCGGGCCGCAGCCGCCGGCCCAGCCTGCCGGGGCACCTCCGGCGCCCGCCGAGCCGGACCCCGTCGCCGTGCTGAGGGGCGAGCTGCTCGGGATCGATGCGCCGGCTCTCAAGAAGCACGCCGGTGTCGCCGGCTATCGCTGGGCGTGGCAATTCGTTCAGGACCTCGACCCAGAGGCCGTAGAGATCTCGGGCGACCGCAACCTGGTGGTGCGCTTCACCCGCCCCCGGATGACGTTCCGCTACCCGGGAGGCGGCGTCGAGAACCTGATCCTGGACACCAAGCTCGCCGACCCCCGCAAGTACCGGGTGGCCGCGGTGCTGGCATTCCAGGCGGCCAACGGCGTTGCGATAACCGCTCCCGACCCGCCCAGGACCAGCCCGCAGGCGCTGGACCTCGGAAAAGACCACGCCGTAACGTCGGGCGAGGCTACACAGGACGCCCGGGTGCGCCTGCTGGCGGCGGCCCGCCGGTTGATCGCCGAAAGCGTCGAACTCGGCCTGTCGCACCTGTCGCCGGGCATCGAGCAGCGGTACTCGACGCTGGCGGTGTGGTCCCAGGGGGTCGGGTTCCACCGGCTGGCGCTGATCCTCAGGCGGATCGCCGACCACGTCGAGTTGCTCCTGGAGCGGACCGGCGGCGCCGACGAGCACCGCTTGCTAAACGAACTGGCGATTGCCTTCGGGCTGGTCCGGGCGCTGGAGGCCGCGGCCGCCCGTGGGGCCGAACCGGCGCACCTGATGGGCCGGTCCCGCAGCCGGTACGACGAGGCCGGCACCCTCGACCTGATCGGGGTGGGCGCGATGCCCTGGCGGTCGGCGTCGGGGTACGTCGGGCTGACTATGGTGTTCTGGTCGTCTGCCGACCGCAGCTTCTTCACCTGTACCGATGCCCGTCCCGAGACGATGAGGGGTTGGGACCCGGTCGCCCGCTACCTTGCCGAGGGGCCGTGGAGTGGCTTGGGGTCCCCGGCCGAGGCCACCGGACGGCTCGTCACCCTTACCGGCGCCCAGATGAACGACGCAGGCCGGCTGTCGGCCGCCTCCGGCATCTCGGCGATCGTCCGCGAGCTCCCTCCGGACTCCAGCCTGACCGAACTGCTCGACCAATACTCGAACTGGGCCGACCTGACGCGGGACCGGGCGAAGCTGCGGCGAAGCCTTCTCGCCGAGCCCGAGCCGGTCAAGGACTGGGTGGCCCTAGCCCCCTCCGAAATCGGCCCCGCCCGGTTCGACGCTGCGCGCCAGACGCTGGTCCTGCCACTGCTGGACGGCGCCGGGGAGCGGATCAGCTGCGAGCTTGCCTACTCGGATCTGACTGCGCACGCCATCGGGCGGCTCGAGGAGATGGCGGCCCAGCCGCTTGCAAAGGGAACGGTTTTCGTCGTCAGGGTGCGCGGGTCACGTGGAACACTGGCCGCCGAACCGTTGAGTGTCGTGCTGCCGGAGGGCGGCGACCGCAAGGTGGACGCGCTGCACTTCGACGACGCTCCGAAACGGCGCCAGGTCTCCCGGCTGCTGTCCCGCCTGCGGCCCGCCGCCCCGGCGCATGTTCCTGCCGGGCTGCCGCCAACCCCGCGGCCGGCGATCCTCCCGGCCATCACCGAGCTGAAAACGTGGCTGCAGGGGCAGGCGGAGCGGGGGGTCGCCGAGGACTTCGACGCCCACGCGGCGTCCCACCTGCGTGCCAGGCTGGACCGCGCCTCCGCCGACGGCCTGACCGCCCTGCCCGGAGGCGAAGGCCCGGGGCCTTCGTCGGAACGGCTGCTGGCCGCCCACTACGTATGTATGCAGTACGAGCGGCTGATCGACGACGCGGTCTAG
- a CDS encoding choice-of-anchor D domain-containing protein — translation MQTSSRPAIPVGWRLGRASRVPLPAGSLTATVAILLTAAALAVAVNLGSAGVRATGAAYDDSGSEGVIAEAAVASPAGLAFEQPVGARAPVKNVEVTNLGTEPLHLEKVAIVDPSQSGTGFVVNAGSCAAGIPALGTCTLGIEFRPQTIGLHNATLKITPTGSAPMSVALMAAATD, via the coding sequence ATGCAGACCAGCAGCAGGCCGGCCATTCCGGTTGGATGGCGTCTTGGTCGTGCTTCCAGGGTTCCGCTGCCGGCAGGGAGTCTCACGGCGACCGTCGCAATCCTTTTGACGGCCGCCGCTTTGGCGGTCGCAGTCAACCTTGGAAGCGCCGGAGTTCGGGCGACGGGGGCCGCCTACGATGACTCCGGCTCGGAAGGGGTAATCGCCGAGGCAGCCGTTGCATCGCCCGCCGGCCTGGCGTTCGAGCAGCCGGTTGGGGCGCGGGCTCCGGTAAAGAACGTCGAGGTGACCAACCTGGGAACCGAGCCGCTCCATCTCGAGAAGGTTGCCATTGTCGACCCGAGCCAAAGCGGGACCGGGTTCGTGGTCAATGCCGGTTCCTGCGCCGCCGGAATCCCGGCGTTGGGAACCTGCACTCTGGGAATCGAGTTCCGTCCTCAAACGATCGGCCTACACAACGCGACCCTGAAGATCACACCGACAGGTTCGGCTCCAATGTCCGTCGCGCTGATGGCCGCCGCCACCGACTGA
- a CDS encoding DUF4367 domain-containing protein, with protein sequence MRHISEGVLRRMLDQPQSFPESDRAHLQACERCRSTAAAIVGDAGRAAVLMEGAGKVPADPAAALKNLRSRGLSPLAASSNAPVWRLSGLRSRGALRPAIGLALVSLMGLMLVGTGVAGNLIKIFEPDRIVGVPVDMESLNSLPDLSEYGNIAIVQEPEDAPAASLDEAAQRTGLKLLVPANLPSGLGAERIHTIGPGRGSFTFDPAKAKAAAKGDDFTLPPSLDGSSLFLEAGPVVVQIFGGPADAAEDRAALEQAAKATAAPEQADVASMLDSLPDLMIVQMKSPVLSSNGPSVADFRDALMTLPNLSPTLKAEIEAIGDPSATLPLPIPVDLATSEEVDVNGVTGLAIGDNTGFGSGVVWQIDGVVRAVAGPLTQDEVLEIARSMR encoded by the coding sequence GTGAGACACATTTCGGAAGGGGTTCTCCGGCGCATGCTGGACCAGCCGCAGTCGTTCCCCGAGTCGGATCGGGCCCACCTCCAGGCGTGCGAAAGGTGCCGCTCCACGGCGGCCGCCATCGTCGGCGACGCCGGCAGGGCGGCCGTCCTGATGGAGGGCGCCGGCAAGGTTCCGGCCGACCCGGCAGCCGCACTGAAGAACCTCAGGAGCCGGGGTCTCAGCCCGCTGGCGGCCTCGTCGAACGCCCCCGTCTGGCGCTTGAGCGGCCTTAGGTCCCGCGGCGCACTTCGGCCGGCTATCGGTTTGGCCCTGGTAAGCCTCATGGGCCTGATGCTCGTCGGCACCGGAGTGGCCGGCAACCTGATCAAGATCTTCGAGCCGGACAGGATCGTCGGAGTTCCCGTCGACATGGAGTCGCTGAACTCCCTGCCCGATCTCAGCGAGTACGGAAACATCGCGATTGTGCAGGAGCCCGAGGACGCCCCCGCCGCCAGCCTGGACGAGGCAGCTCAGCGGACCGGGCTCAAGCTGTTGGTTCCCGCCAACCTTCCTTCAGGGCTGGGCGCCGAGCGCATCCACACGATCGGCCCCGGGCGGGGGTCGTTCACCTTCGACCCAGCAAAGGCCAAAGCGGCAGCCAAGGGCGACGATTTCACCCTGCCGCCTTCTCTGGACGGCAGCAGCCTGTTCCTGGAGGCGGGACCGGTCGTGGTCCAGATCTTCGGCGGACCGGCCGATGCGGCGGAGGACCGGGCGGCTCTCGAACAGGCGGCCAAGGCAACCGCCGCCCCGGAGCAGGCCGATGTTGCGAGCATGCTCGACAGCCTTCCCGACCTTATGATCGTGCAGATGAAGTCGCCTGTGCTCTCTTCCAACGGACCGTCGGTTGCCGATTTCAGGGACGCACTGATGACCCTGCCGAACCTGTCGCCGACCCTGAAGGCCGAGATCGAGGCGATCGGTGACCCCTCGGCCACCCTCCCGCTTCCCATCCCGGTCGACCTGGCGACCTCCGAGGAGGTCGACGTCAACGGCGTAACCGGCCTGGCAATCGGCGACAACACCGGCTTCGGCAGCGGCGTAGTCTGGCAGATCGATGGGGTGGTCAGGGCGGTAGCCGGACCGCTCACCCAGGACGAGGTGCTGGAGATAGCACGCTCCATGCGCTGA
- a CDS encoding ABC transporter ATP-binding protein, translated as MEESAPEADAAIHTVGLSKAYGVVRAVDELSMTVPRGEIFGFLGPNGAGKTTSVKLLTGLSNATSGKAWVLGKPVGDVATRRRIGYLPEMFRYQPWMSALEVLNLHCELADVPSSERRAETEEALVTVGLADRANDRVVTFSKGMQQRLGLGVALLGKPELVFLDEPTSALDPVGRKEVRDIIVSLRDRGTTVFLNSHLLSEVQQVCDRVAVVERGRVVASGTMQELLGSGEVRIRVTDLDEAGMQAIAPFGTASWSDDLLTVVGVTPERVPDLVAELVRAGARVHSVERGRQTLEERFIQLLDHS; from the coding sequence TTGGAGGAATCCGCCCCGGAGGCTGATGCAGCAATACACACCGTAGGCCTGTCCAAGGCCTACGGTGTTGTGCGTGCGGTCGACGAGCTGTCGATGACCGTCCCCCGAGGAGAGATCTTCGGCTTCCTGGGCCCCAACGGCGCCGGCAAGACCACGTCGGTGAAGTTGTTGACGGGACTGTCCAACGCGACGAGCGGCAAAGCGTGGGTTCTCGGCAAGCCGGTGGGCGACGTGGCGACCCGGCGCCGAATCGGCTACCTGCCCGAGATGTTCCGCTACCAGCCGTGGATGAGTGCCCTGGAGGTCCTCAACCTGCACTGCGAGCTGGCCGATGTCCCCTCCTCCGAGCGCAGGGCCGAAACCGAGGAAGCCCTCGTCACCGTGGGGCTCGCCGACCGGGCGAACGACCGGGTGGTCACCTTCTCCAAAGGCATGCAGCAGCGCCTGGGACTCGGGGTCGCCCTCCTGGGCAAGCCGGAGCTGGTGTTCCTGGACGAGCCGACGTCGGCGCTCGACCCAGTCGGGCGCAAGGAGGTTCGGGACATCATTGTCTCCCTCCGCGACCGGGGCACCACCGTGTTTTTGAACTCCCACCTTTTGAGTGAGGTCCAACAGGTCTGCGACCGGGTCGCAGTGGTCGAACGTGGCCGGGTCGTGGCGTCGGGGACGATGCAGGAGCTTTTGGGCTCGGGCGAGGTCCGCATCCGGGTCACCGACCTGGACGAGGCCGGCATGCAGGCGATCGCCCCCTTCGGGACCGCCTCCTGGTCGGATGACCTGTTGACCGTGGTCGGCGTAACACCCGAACGGGTGCCGGATCTGGTCGCCGAGCTGGTCCGTGCGGGCGCCCGGGTCCACTCGGTCGAGCGGGGCCGGCAGACCCTGGAGGAGCGGTTCATCCAGCTGCTGGACCACTCGTGA
- the ilvA gene encoding threonine ammonia-lyase has protein sequence MKLVGIDEVREARTLLKGVAEETPLELSRAVSDRCGGTVYLKCENLQRTGAFKIRGAYNRIARLDDAERARGIVAASAGNHAQGVALAAQLLGVEATVYMPEGAAIPKVEATSRYGAHVVLEGDIYDEAFHAAERFAADTGAVMIHPFDHADVIAGQGTISLEILEQLPETATIIVPVGGGGLISGVACAAKALKPSIKVIGVEPEGAASVSRAWENGAVIPLDTLSTVADGLAARQAGAICLTHVQSFVDEIVTVNDEQIAEALLLIAERAKMIVEPAGAAGVAALLNGDCDVTYPVVVLLSGGNIDPLLLLRVIRYGMGTAGRFLSFATQLPDRAGELTRLSGVISDSGANVIGVEHRRDGVANRLLGDVEITMQLETRGPEHVKSVIALLEENGFKPYALSLT, from the coding sequence ATGAAGTTGGTTGGCATCGACGAGGTTCGTGAGGCCCGGACCCTGCTGAAGGGCGTCGCCGAGGAGACTCCTCTGGAGCTCTCCCGAGCGGTCTCCGACCGCTGCGGCGGCACCGTCTACCTGAAGTGCGAGAACCTCCAGCGCACCGGAGCCTTCAAGATCCGCGGCGCCTACAACCGCATCGCCCGCCTGGACGACGCCGAGCGCGCAAGGGGCATCGTCGCCGCCAGCGCCGGCAACCACGCCCAGGGGGTGGCACTCGCCGCCCAGCTTCTCGGGGTGGAAGCCACCGTCTACATGCCCGAGGGGGCCGCCATCCCCAAGGTCGAAGCCACCTCCCGCTACGGCGCCCACGTGGTTCTCGAGGGCGACATCTACGACGAGGCCTTCCACGCCGCCGAGCGGTTCGCCGCCGACACCGGCGCCGTGATGATCCACCCTTTCGACCACGCCGACGTTATCGCCGGGCAGGGCACGATCTCGCTGGAGATCCTGGAACAGCTTCCCGAGACCGCGACGATCATCGTCCCGGTCGGGGGCGGCGGGTTGATCTCCGGAGTCGCGTGTGCCGCTAAAGCTTTGAAGCCGTCGATCAAGGTGATCGGGGTGGAGCCGGAAGGGGCGGCCAGCGTCAGCCGGGCGTGGGAGAACGGCGCGGTGATACCGCTCGACACCCTGTCGACCGTCGCCGACGGGCTCGCCGCACGCCAGGCCGGAGCGATCTGCCTCACCCACGTCCAGTCGTTTGTCGACGAGATCGTCACCGTCAACGACGAGCAGATAGCGGAAGCGCTCCTGCTGATCGCCGAGCGGGCCAAGATGATCGTCGAGCCGGCGGGGGCCGCCGGCGTGGCGGCGCTGCTGAACGGCGACTGTGACGTCACGTACCCGGTGGTGGTCCTGCTGTCGGGCGGCAACATCGACCCGCTGCTGCTGCTGAGGGTGATCCGGTACGGCATGGGAACCGCGGGCAGGTTCCTCTCCTTCGCCACCCAGCTTCCCGACCGGGCCGGCGAACTCACCCGGCTCTCCGGGGTGATCTCCGATTCCGGCGCCAACGTCATCGGCGTCGAGCACCGCCGGGACGGCGTGGCCAACCGGCTTCTGGGCGACGTCGAGATCACCATGCAGCTGGAAACCCGGGGGCCGGAGCACGTGAAGAGCGTGATCGCGCTTCTGGAGGAGAACGGCTTCAAGCCCTACGCCCTGTCGCTCACCTAA
- a CDS encoding ABC transporter permease, with the protein MKKILLFAKLTIRESIRKKVVWVLAALTVLVLILSAIGLNRLVETGMAEASEGDIRGATSFILILIMFAYSFVLALSAVFFTVPAIAGEIETGTALAVLTRPVSRAQFLLGKWLGLVVLATVYVTVASLAEFAVVRLTTGYGPPHPLSFIAYMVAETVVILSLALLISTRMAPIAGGVIVLGGFMLAWMGGVAISLGRQFNVGALVTGGTVTRLLIPTDGMWKGAVYSLEPAALIAMARAQGADGIANFPFFSLTPPSPAYLAWTVSWVAGILALAIWSFRRREI; encoded by the coding sequence GTGAAGAAGATCCTGCTGTTCGCCAAGCTCACCATTCGGGAGTCGATCCGCAAGAAGGTCGTCTGGGTTCTCGCCGCCCTGACGGTACTGGTGCTGATCCTCAGCGCGATCGGGCTCAACCGCCTGGTGGAAACCGGGATGGCCGAGGCCTCGGAGGGCGACATCAGAGGCGCCACCTCCTTCATCCTGATCCTCATCATGTTCGCCTACAGCTTCGTCCTGGCCCTCAGCGCCGTGTTCTTCACGGTGCCGGCGATCGCCGGGGAGATCGAGACCGGCACCGCGCTTGCGGTCCTGACCCGCCCGGTCAGCCGGGCGCAGTTCCTGCTCGGCAAGTGGCTGGGGCTGGTCGTCCTGGCTACCGTGTACGTGACCGTCGCCAGCCTGGCGGAGTTCGCGGTCGTCCGGCTCACCACCGGCTACGGGCCGCCCCACCCGCTCTCGTTCATCGCCTACATGGTGGCGGAGACAGTGGTCATCCTCAGCCTCGCCCTGCTGATCTCGACCCGCATGGCGCCGATCGCCGGAGGGGTGATCGTGCTAGGCGGGTTCATGCTCGCCTGGATGGGCGGGGTGGCGATCTCACTCGGCCGGCAGTTCAACGTCGGCGCACTCGTCACCGGCGGGACGGTCACCCGCCTGCTGATCCCAACCGACGGGATGTGGAAGGGCGCGGTCTACAGCCTGGAGCCGGCTGCCCTCATCGCCATGGCCCGGGCCCAGGGCGCCGACGGAATCGCAAACTTCCCGTTCTTCTCGCTCACCCCGCCCTCCCCGGCCTACTTGGCGTGGACCGTGTCGTGGGTGGCCGGCATCCTGGCCCTGGCGATCTGGAGCTTCCGCCGCCGGGAGATCTGA